A DNA window from Bombus vancouverensis nearcticus chromosome 6, iyBomVanc1_principal, whole genome shotgun sequence contains the following coding sequences:
- the LOC117159796 gene encoding uncharacterized protein LOC117159796 isoform X1 — MASSELRKRKMEEYEMQLFSFHSRAVYATLKSIVSERILSTIEKMCQTIEKTYKLNSENLTVLKTNQKNLETTYFKGAMPHLKNIENIVNKYVAVPSNVLLEEDKYQRIQYNDTEFENINQRLEDLQQRAKNATILNTVLKEELQTLDQFPISEESVNKMCNVVENLTCSDVNENIYQLLKDYKQFSTSLFDTTQITTKIKYNTVDNLKCKEFDLSTL; from the exons ATGGCGTCCTCGGAATTACGAAAACGCAAGATGGAAGAATATGAAATGCAGCTGTTTAGCTTTCATTCAAGAGCCGTGTATGCTACTT tgaaAAGTATTGTAAGTGAAAGGATTCTTAGCACGATTGAGAAGATGTGTCAAACAAttgaaaaaacatacaaattaAATTCTGAGAATCTAACAGTACTTAAAACAAATCAAAAGAATTTAGAGACAACATATTTTAAAGGAGCAATgccacatttaaaaaatatcgag aatattgtaaataaatatgtTGCTGTTCCAAGTAATGTTTTATTGGAAGAGGACAAGTACCAAAGGATACAGTATAATGATacagaatttgaaaatataaatcaaAGATTAGAAGATTTACAGCAAAGAGCAAAAAAT GCTACTATTTTGAATACTGTATTGAAAGAAGAGCTACAGACTTTAgatcaatttccaatttctgaAGAAAGTGTAAATAAGATGTGTAATGTAGTAGAAAATCTGACATGCTCCGAcgtaaatgaaaatatatatcaGTTACTGAaagattataaacaattttccACAAGCCTGTTTGATACAACGCAAATtacaacaaaaataaaatacaacacAGTAGATAATCTTAAATGcaaagaatttgatttaagtACTTTATGA
- the LOC117159796 gene encoding uncharacterized protein LOC117159796 isoform X2 produces MKCSCLAFIQEPLKSIVSERILSTIEKMCQTIEKTYKLNSENLTVLKTNQKNLETTYFKGAMPHLKNIENIVNKYVAVPSNVLLEEDKYQRIQYNDTEFENINQRLEDLQQRAKNATILNTVLKEELQTLDQFPISEESVNKMCNVVENLTCSDVNENIYQLLKDYKQFSTSLFDTTQITTKIKYNTVDNLKCKEFDLSTL; encoded by the exons ATGAAATGCAGCTGTTTAGCTTTCATTCAAGAGCCGT tgaaAAGTATTGTAAGTGAAAGGATTCTTAGCACGATTGAGAAGATGTGTCAAACAAttgaaaaaacatacaaattaAATTCTGAGAATCTAACAGTACTTAAAACAAATCAAAAGAATTTAGAGACAACATATTTTAAAGGAGCAATgccacatttaaaaaatatcgag aatattgtaaataaatatgtTGCTGTTCCAAGTAATGTTTTATTGGAAGAGGACAAGTACCAAAGGATACAGTATAATGATacagaatttgaaaatataaatcaaAGATTAGAAGATTTACAGCAAAGAGCAAAAAAT GCTACTATTTTGAATACTGTATTGAAAGAAGAGCTACAGACTTTAgatcaatttccaatttctgaAGAAAGTGTAAATAAGATGTGTAATGTAGTAGAAAATCTGACATGCTCCGAcgtaaatgaaaatatatatcaGTTACTGAaagattataaacaattttccACAAGCCTGTTTGATACAACGCAAATtacaacaaaaataaaatacaacacAGTAGATAATCTTAAATGcaaagaatttgatttaagtACTTTATGA